From Halotia branconii CENA392, the proteins below share one genomic window:
- a CDS encoding scytonemin biosynthesis sensor histidine kinase, translated as MSSGDYRLARSNSQRAIQPEVELKFAHLLINQAVDAAFCLGANGQFLYVNDATCRMTEYSGEEMLSMTLQEIDVDYSLHNWADIQLQDSYTFKSRYRTKQGRIFLVEIAMTYINHQGERFGCAFVREKSNEVVDVSVQKWIDELRESKKKLQQEVLQLNTKQTELETSISILRSTLESTANGIIAINFEGDILSVNQKFIDMWQIPESLMLSKKCPRCKAFFENQLQDSEAFNRLVWEVSSQSDFESYDILELKDGRIFAHYSQPQRLDEKIIGRVWSIWDITAFKQTEKALRLNEARFRTLAEITDASTFLIQGTRLCYINPAVELLTGYTKEELLNGFDIRQLIKNKKRRQVRNRGEIGNFEYQEMNILTKNGTERWLACTVAVLDGVLDFGNKPVQLIAGIDITDYKYAESELNQALEQAKQLSELRARFLSIVCHQFRTPLNIVSFSNSLLKRHICEWTEQEIRPLLDNIQTASEHISQMVDDILFFSKAESAKINFEPKPLELVQFCNDLVAQMQMTSSQCQINFVSPAYSLTACMDKKLLESILKNLLDNAIKYSLSNCTIDFQLWCESEQVIFQIKDQGIGIPVADQEYLFEPFYRGSNIDHIPGTGLGLSILKTLVDLHQGQITVESEVNVGSTFTVLLPLVK; from the coding sequence ATGAGTTCTGGCGATTATAGATTAGCTCGATCCAACTCTCAACGGGCAATACAGCCAGAAGTGGAGTTGAAGTTCGCTCATCTTTTGATTAATCAAGCTGTAGATGCTGCCTTCTGTTTAGGAGCCAACGGGCAGTTTCTCTATGTTAACGATGCCACTTGCCGGATGACTGAATATTCCGGTGAAGAAATGCTTTCGATGACACTGCAAGAGATAGATGTAGACTATTCTCTACATAATTGGGCAGATATTCAATTACAGGATTCTTATACTTTTAAATCTCGTTATCGCACAAAACAAGGTCGAATATTTCTAGTAGAAATAGCCATGACTTATATAAATCATCAAGGAGAAAGATTTGGCTGTGCATTTGTGCGTGAAAAGAGTAATGAAGTAGTAGATGTGAGCGTGCAGAAATGGATTGATGAATTAAGAGAAAGCAAAAAAAAGTTGCAGCAAGAAGTTTTGCAACTCAACACCAAACAAACAGAGTTAGAAACCTCTATATCTATACTTCGTTCTACTCTTGAATCTACTGCCAATGGCATTATCGCAATTAACTTTGAGGGAGATATTCTCAGCGTTAACCAGAAATTTATAGATATGTGGCAGATTCCAGAATCTTTGATGCTGTCTAAAAAATGTCCTCGATGTAAAGCCTTTTTTGAAAACCAACTGCAAGATTCAGAAGCCTTTAATCGATTGGTTTGGGAAGTTTCTAGTCAATCTGACTTTGAAAGCTACGACATTTTGGAGTTAAAGGATGGCAGAATATTCGCCCACTACTCTCAGCCTCAGCGCCTTGATGAGAAAATTATTGGTAGAGTCTGGAGTATCTGGGACATTACTGCATTCAAGCAGACTGAGAAAGCATTAAGGCTGAACGAAGCTAGATTTCGGACTTTGGCAGAGATTACTGATGCTAGCACTTTCTTGATTCAAGGCACACGGCTTTGCTATATAAATCCGGCAGTAGAGCTACTGACTGGCTACACCAAAGAGGAACTATTAAATGGCTTTGATATTCGCCAACTGATTAAAAATAAAAAACGTAGGCAAGTACGTAACCGGGGTGAAATAGGTAACTTTGAATATCAAGAGATGAATATTCTCACAAAAAACGGTACAGAACGCTGGCTAGCTTGCACAGTCGCAGTCCTAGATGGAGTGCTGGATTTTGGCAATAAACCAGTTCAACTAATCGCGGGTATTGATATCACCGATTACAAATATGCCGAATCAGAACTTAACCAAGCTCTAGAACAAGCTAAACAACTAAGCGAACTGAGAGCGCGCTTTTTATCTATAGTCTGTCATCAGTTCCGCACACCGCTAAATATTGTTTCATTCTCTAATAGCTTACTCAAGCGACATATCTGCGAATGGACAGAACAAGAAATACGACCATTACTCGATAATATTCAAACAGCCTCCGAACATATCAGCCAAATGGTGGATGATATTCTGTTCTTTTCTAAAGCGGAGTCTGCAAAAATCAACTTTGAGCCAAAACCGTTAGAACTAGTTCAGTTCTGCAATGATTTAGTGGCACAGATGCAGATGACCAGTAGTCAGTGTCAAATCAACTTTGTCAGTCCAGCGTACAGCTTAACGGCCTGCATGGATAAAAAATTGCTAGAGTCTATTTTAAAAAATTTGCTAGATAACGCAATTAAATATTCCCTCTCTAACTGTACGATTGATTTTCAACTCTGGTGTGAGAGTGAACAAGTGATTTTCCAAATAAAAGATCAGGGAATTGGGATTCCAGTCGCAGATCAAGAATACTTATTTGAGCCATTCTACAGAGGCAGCAATATCGATCATATTCCTGGTACTGGATTAGGATTATCAATCCTCAAGACTCTTGTAGATTTACATCAAGGTCAAATTACTGTAGAGAGTGAAGTTAATGTAGGCTCTACGTTTACTGTGCTTTTGCCATTAGTTAAATGA
- a CDS encoding 4Fe-4S binding protein — translation MAYKITSQCISCNLCLSVCPTGAVKVIDGNHWIDPELCTNCVGSFYTVPQCKAGCPTCNGCVKQKGDYWEDWFANYNHSLAKLTNKKDYWERWFEYYSQKFSEQLQKRQGEVLGI, via the coding sequence ATGGCTTATAAAATCACTAGCCAGTGTATTTCCTGCAATCTCTGTCTGTCTGTATGTCCCACTGGTGCAGTTAAGGTTATTGATGGTAATCACTGGATTGACCCTGAACTTTGTACAAACTGTGTTGGTAGCTTTTACACAGTGCCTCAATGTAAAGCTGGTTGTCCCACCTGCAACGGTTGCGTTAAACAGAAAGGCGATTATTGGGAAGACTGGTTTGCTAATTACAACCACTCTTTAGCGAAGTTAACCAACAAAAAAGATTACTGGGAGCGTTGGTTTGAATATTATTCCCAGAAGTTTTCCGAGCAATTGCAAAAGCGTCAGGGTGAAGTCTTAGGAATATGA
- a CDS encoding group 1 truncated hemoglobin gives MSTLYDKLGGQPALEQIVDELHKRIATDNTLNHFFAGTDMAKQRNHLVAFLSQIFEGPKQYGGRPMDKTHAGMKLQQQHFDAITKHLSEAMAVRGESAEDTSAALDRVSNLKGAILNK, from the coding sequence ATGAGTACATTGTACGACAAACTTGGTGGACAACCAGCTCTTGAACAAATAGTAGACGAACTCCACAAACGCATTGCCACAGATAACACTCTCAATCACTTTTTTGCTGGTACAGATATGGCCAAGCAACGTAATCATTTAGTTGCTTTCTTATCTCAAATTTTTGAAGGGCCAAAACAATACGGTGGTCGTCCGATGGACAAAACCCATGCAGGAATGAAATTACAGCAACAACACTTTGATGCGATCACCAAACACTTGAGTGAAGCAATGGCTGTGCGCGGAGAATCAGCAGAGGACACCAGCGCTGCACTAGATCGTGTCTCCAATTTAAAAGGCGCTATCTTGAACAAGTAA
- a CDS encoding HIT family protein, whose amino-acid sequence MKQQKNQFSHFTAIERTYLSSPAQFLLNQNLLQGKILDFGCGFGNDVKLLRHKGCDITGYDPYYFPQYPHEKFDTIICFYVLNVLFPEEQTRVLMEISHLLKPGGKAFYAVRRDLKKEGFREHYIHKKPTYQCSVKLPFFSIYLDENRELYQYNYQRNSTNHCIFCNPHKNLNLLTESATAYAIFDGYPISKGHILVIPKRHVSNYFNLPFKEQSACWLMVNKVQEILKTQFTPDGFNVGMNINREAGQNIMHSSIHIIPRYKGDAIGVKSGIRTVIPKGK is encoded by the coding sequence ATGAAACAGCAGAAAAATCAATTCAGCCATTTCACGGCAATAGAAAGAACTTATCTCTCATCTCCTGCCCAGTTTTTATTAAATCAAAACTTGCTCCAAGGCAAAATATTAGATTTTGGTTGTGGCTTTGGTAATGATGTGAAATTACTACGCCACAAAGGTTGTGATATTACAGGTTATGATCCTTATTATTTTCCCCAATATCCTCATGAAAAATTTGATACAATCATTTGCTTTTATGTTTTAAATGTTTTGTTTCCTGAAGAACAAACTCGTGTATTAATGGAAATATCGCATTTATTAAAACCAGGAGGTAAAGCCTTTTATGCTGTAAGAAGGGATCTTAAAAAAGAAGGATTTAGAGAACATTATATCCATAAAAAGCCAACATATCAGTGTAGCGTCAAACTTCCGTTTTTTTCCATTTATTTAGATGAAAATCGGGAATTATATCAGTATAATTATCAACGCAACTCAACGAATCACTGTATATTTTGTAATCCTCATAAAAATCTTAATTTACTAACAGAATCAGCAACCGCTTATGCTATATTTGACGGTTATCCTATTAGTAAAGGACATATTTTAGTTATCCCTAAACGTCATGTTAGCAATTATTTTAATTTACCATTTAAAGAACAATCTGCTTGCTGGTTGATGGTCAATAAAGTCCAAGAAATTCTTAAAACACAATTCACTCCTGATGGCTTTAACGTCGGCATGAACATCAATAGAGAAGCAGGGCAAAATATTATGCACAGTAGTATTCATATCATCCCTCGTTACAAAGGCGATGCTATCGGTGTTAAAAGTGGCATTAGAACCGTTATTCCTAAAGGGAAATAA
- a CDS encoding winged helix-turn-helix transcriptional regulator: MSEDQTEGTVFVQTTLKVLGGKWKILILWHLKDRTRRFSELKRLIPEITEKMLIQQLRELEKDGIVNRTSYSEVPPKVEYSFTNYGKSLEPALKSLCEWGKEHLLNHQ; the protein is encoded by the coding sequence ATGTCAGAAGATCAAACGGAAGGAACTGTGTTTGTGCAGACAACCCTAAAAGTACTAGGAGGTAAGTGGAAAATTTTGATTTTATGGCATTTGAAAGACCGAACAAGACGCTTTAGTGAACTCAAGCGGTTGATACCTGAAATTACAGAAAAAATGTTGATTCAACAATTGCGCGAACTAGAAAAGGATGGAATCGTCAACCGAACAAGTTACTCAGAAGTTCCTCCAAAAGTAGAGTATTCGTTTACAAATTATGGCAAAAGCCTTGAACCTGCTCTGAAGTCTCTTTGTGAATGGGGAAAAGAACACCTATTAAATCATCAATAG
- a CDS encoding response regulator transcription factor, translated as MMYQSSKKILVIEDDAITRNLFVKGLEAEGFEIFDAESGLDGIQQAQEHLPDLVICDIAMPDIDGYDVLTTLRQDPVTKIIPFIFLTGSNSKTDVRKAMELGADDYLTKPSTVDELLRAIASRLKKQASLQDWFVTKLQKAAKPASVNKVSSNTSPKSIFPSDPQLQEVFDFIEANYDQGITLCDVAEAVGYSAAYLTNRVSRQTGKTVNIWIVKRRMAEARKLLQNNNQTIEQIAKALGYQHVCHFSRQFRQHHGLPPHAWRKEQQALDQVVLPELETAL; from the coding sequence ATGATGTACCAATCCTCAAAAAAAATCCTCGTAATCGAAGATGATGCCATTACCCGTAATCTTTTCGTCAAAGGTCTTGAAGCTGAAGGTTTTGAAATATTCGATGCTGAAAGCGGTCTTGATGGTATCCAGCAAGCGCAAGAGCATTTACCTGACTTGGTAATTTGTGATATTGCAATGCCTGATATAGATGGTTATGACGTTCTGACTACACTGCGCCAAGATCCTGTAACAAAGATTATTCCATTCATTTTTCTGACTGGTAGCAACAGTAAGACAGATGTTCGCAAGGCTATGGAATTGGGAGCAGATGATTATCTTACCAAACCTTCGACAGTAGATGAATTGCTGAGGGCGATCGCTAGCCGATTAAAAAAGCAAGCTAGTCTTCAAGATTGGTTTGTGACTAAGCTCCAGAAAGCTGCAAAACCAGCATCTGTAAATAAAGTTTCCTCAAACACCTCTCCAAAATCAATTTTTCCTAGTGATCCACAACTACAAGAAGTTTTTGACTTCATTGAAGCTAATTATGACCAAGGAATTACATTGTGTGATGTGGCTGAGGCAGTAGGTTACTCAGCTGCTTACTTAACTAATCGAGTATCAAGACAGACAGGAAAAACTGTCAACATCTGGATTGTCAAACGCCGCATGGCTGAAGCTCGAAAGTTACTCCAAAATAACAATCAGACAATCGAGCAAATTGCCAAAGCCTTAGGCTATCAACATGTCTGTCATTTTTCCCGCCAGTTTCGCCAACATCACGGTTTACCTCCCCATGCTTGGCGCAAAGAGCAGCAAGCACTTGATCAGGTTGTGTTACCAGAGCTAGAAACAGCCTTATAA
- a CDS encoding SDR family oxidoreductase: MPSLQNKVAIVTGSSRGIGRAIAERLGRDGASVAVTYAKNKDKAEEVVAAIKASGSEAIALQVDVKEIDSVRRLFQQVLDHFGRIDILVNNAAGKNIFKPTIEMTNDEYNSMFDITRGVYFALQEAAKHLADGGRIISISTSGTVMAIPAGGAYSGSKGAIEQFSACLAKELGKRGITVNTVSPGVTDTDGLVLDEEQVNQLIAQTPLQRLGQPKDVADAVAILVSDDAHWITGQSIRANGGIA, translated from the coding sequence ATGCCATCTTTACAAAACAAAGTAGCGATCGTCACAGGCTCCTCTCGTGGAATTGGACGGGCGATCGCAGAGCGATTAGGGCGCGATGGTGCGTCTGTAGCCGTTACCTATGCCAAGAACAAAGACAAAGCTGAGGAGGTTGTTGCTGCAATTAAAGCAAGCGGGTCAGAGGCGATCGCACTCCAAGTCGATGTCAAAGAAATTGATAGTGTGCGTCGCTTATTTCAACAAGTACTTGACCACTTCGGCAGGATTGACATTCTGGTTAACAATGCGGCTGGTAAAAATATCTTCAAGCCCACCATCGAGATGACTAATGACGAATATAATAGTATGTTCGATATCACGCGTGGGGTTTATTTTGCCCTACAGGAGGCAGCAAAACACCTGGCTGATGGCGGTCGAATCATTAGTATTTCTACGAGTGGTACGGTAATGGCGATCCCAGCTGGAGGAGCCTACTCTGGTTCCAAAGGGGCGATCGAACAGTTTAGTGCTTGTTTAGCAAAAGAATTAGGAAAGCGCGGTATTACCGTAAATACGGTTTCGCCAGGAGTTACAGATACAGATGGGCTAGTTCTGGACGAAGAACAAGTCAATCAACTCATTGCTCAAACTCCACTTCAGCGTCTTGGTCAGCCAAAAGACGTAGCGGATGCGGTTGCAATATTAGTTTCAGATGATGCTCACTGGATTACAGGACAGAGCATTCGCGCCAATGGCGGCATTGCTTAA
- the nifS gene encoding cysteine desulfurase NifS, with amino-acid sequence MSIIYLDNNATTKVDPEVIEVMLPYLRDYYGNPSSMHTFGGQLGKAVKTARQQLAALLGADESEIVYTSCGTEGDNAAIRAALLAQPEKRHIITTQVEHPAVLNVCKQLETQGYSVTYLSVNSQGQLDLNELEASLTGNTALVTIMYANNETGTVFPIEQIGLRVKEHGALFHVDAVQAVGKIPLNMKNSTVDMLTLSGHKIHAPKGIGALYVRRGVRFRPLLIGGHQERGRRAGTENVPGIIALGKAAELEMLHLEEATKREKRLRDRLEQTLLATIPDCEVNGDPTQRLPNTTNIGFKYIEGEAILLSLNQYGICASSGSACTSGSLEPSHVLRAMGLPYTTLHGSIRFSLCRYTTDAEIDQVIAVMPNIVERLRALSPFKNDNAGWLQEQSLVISQ; translated from the coding sequence ATGAGCATCATTTATCTAGATAATAATGCTACCACTAAGGTAGATCCAGAAGTTATAGAAGTAATGTTGCCTTACTTGAGGGACTACTACGGCAATCCCTCTAGTATGCATACCTTTGGTGGACAACTCGGCAAAGCCGTGAAAACAGCACGGCAACAACTGGCAGCCCTTTTAGGAGCTGATGAATCAGAAATTGTTTATACCAGTTGTGGTACAGAAGGAGATAACGCCGCGATTCGAGCCGCGCTGTTGGCGCAACCAGAAAAGCGACATATCATCACCACCCAAGTTGAACACCCAGCGGTACTGAATGTCTGCAAACAATTGGAAACCCAAGGTTATAGTGTCACTTATCTTTCGGTAAATAGTCAGGGACAGTTGGATCTCAATGAGCTGGAAGCTTCCTTGACAGGGAACACTGCCTTGGTGACAATTATGTATGCCAACAACGAAACCGGCACAGTTTTCCCCATTGAGCAGATTGGATTAAGAGTAAAAGAGCATGGCGCTTTGTTTCATGTCGATGCGGTGCAAGCAGTGGGCAAAATCCCTCTGAATATGAAGAATAGCACCGTGGATATGTTAACTTTGTCTGGTCACAAAATTCATGCACCCAAAGGTATTGGTGCTTTATATGTGCGACGTGGTGTGAGGTTCCGTCCTTTGCTAATTGGCGGACACCAAGAACGCGGTCGTCGTGCAGGTACAGAGAATGTACCAGGAATTATTGCCTTGGGCAAAGCGGCTGAACTAGAGATGTTACACTTAGAAGAGGCGACCAAAAGAGAAAAAAGACTGCGCGATCGCCTAGAACAAACTCTACTCGCTACTATTCCCGACTGTGAAGTTAACGGTGATCCAACGCAGAGATTGCCAAACACCACTAACATTGGCTTTAAATACATTGAAGGTGAAGCTATTCTGCTTTCCTTAAACCAATACGGCATCTGTGCTTCATCTGGCTCTGCTTGCACCTCCGGCTCTTTGGAACCTTCCCACGTTTTGCGGGCAATGGGTTTACCTTACACCACCCTGCATGGTTCGATTCGCTTCAGCCTGTGTCGCTACACTACAGACGCTGAAATCGATCAAGTAATTGCAGTCATGCCCAACATTGTAGAACGTTTACGCGCTCTCTCACCCTTCAAAAATGATAATGCAGGATGGTTGCAAGAACAGTCATTGGTTATTAGTCAGTAG
- the nifB gene encoding nitrogenase cofactor biosynthesis protein NifB, with amino-acid sequence MTLPSTKIITPDNQEATTQAKSGGCGCDSKSSATVERDEKLKERIAKHPCYSEDAHHHYARMHVAVAPACNIQCNYCNRKYDCANESRPGVVSELLTPEEAAHKAIVIAGKIPQMTVVGIAGPGDPLANPEKTFRTFELIAEKAPDIKLCLSTNGLMLPEYIDRIKQLNIDHVTITLNTTDPEIGAQIYSWVHYKRKRYRGVEGAKILLEKQMEGLQALREADILCKVNSVMIPGVNDQNLIEVNKMIREQGAFLHNIMPLISAPEHGTHFGLTGQRGPSQKELKAVQDNCSGNMKMMRHCRQCRADAVGLLGEDRSQEFTKDKFMEMDAEYDLEKRTLVHEGIEKFKEELEAAKQKAFAGKKFAQTPKILVAVATKGGGLVNQHFGHAKEFQIYEVDGNEVRFVSHRKIDQYCQGGYGEEATFEHIMKAIADCKAVLVSKIGNCPQEKLQEVGIQTVEAYDVIEKVALEFYEQYVKGLEAQD; translated from the coding sequence ATGACACTACCGTCTACAAAAATCATTACCCCCGACAATCAGGAAGCAACAACCCAAGCAAAATCAGGTGGTTGCGGCTGCGACAGCAAAAGCAGCGCCACCGTGGAAAGAGATGAAAAGCTCAAAGAACGGATTGCTAAACATCCTTGCTACAGCGAAGACGCTCATCACCATTATGCCCGGATGCACGTTGCAGTTGCACCAGCCTGTAACATTCAATGCAACTATTGCAACCGAAAATATGACTGCGCGAACGAAAGCCGTCCTGGAGTAGTTAGCGAATTACTCACACCAGAAGAAGCGGCACACAAAGCCATAGTCATAGCAGGCAAGATTCCGCAAATGACAGTTGTGGGAATTGCCGGTCCTGGCGACCCCTTGGCTAATCCTGAAAAGACATTCCGCACCTTTGAGTTGATTGCAGAAAAAGCACCAGACATCAAGTTGTGCTTATCAACCAACGGTTTAATGCTACCCGAATACATCGATCGCATTAAACAATTAAATATAGATCACGTTACTATCACCCTCAACACCACAGACCCAGAAATCGGCGCACAGATTTATTCTTGGGTTCACTACAAGCGTAAACGCTACAGAGGTGTGGAAGGAGCTAAAATTCTGCTCGAAAAGCAGATGGAAGGATTGCAAGCCCTCAGAGAAGCTGACATCTTGTGTAAAGTCAACTCCGTGATGATTCCAGGAGTTAACGACCAAAACTTGATTGAAGTCAACAAAATGATTCGTGAGCAAGGTGCATTCTTGCACAACATCATGCCGTTGATTTCTGCGCCAGAACATGGCACACACTTCGGCTTAACAGGTCAGCGCGGGCCTTCCCAAAAAGAACTCAAAGCAGTTCAAGATAACTGCTCCGGTAATATGAAAATGATGCGCCATTGCCGTCAATGCCGAGCCGATGCCGTCGGATTACTAGGAGAAGACCGCAGCCAGGAATTTACTAAAGATAAATTCATGGAAATGGACGCAGAATACGACCTGGAAAAACGTACCCTGGTTCACGAAGGTATCGAGAAATTTAAAGAAGAACTAGAAGCAGCCAAACAAAAGGCATTTGCTGGCAAGAAATTTGCCCAGACTCCCAAAATCTTAGTTGCAGTAGCAACCAAAGGTGGCGGATTAGTTAACCAACACTTCGGTCATGCGAAAGAATTTCAAATTTACGAAGTGGATGGAAATGAAGTTCGTTTCGTTAGTCACCGCAAGATTGATCAATATTGTCAAGGTGGATACGGAGAAGAAGCCACTTTCGAGCATATTATGAAAGCGATCGCAGATTGCAAAGCAGTGTTAGTTTCCAAGATTGGTAACTGTCCTCAAGAAAAATTGCAAGAAGTTGGCATACAGACTGTTGAAGCTTACGACGTGATTGAAAAGGTTGCTTTAGAGTTTTACGAGCAATATGTAAAGGGATTAGAGGCTCAGGACTAG
- the nifU gene encoding Fe-S cluster assembly protein NifU, with translation MWDYTDKVLELFYDPKNQGEIPKTDEPGVKLATGEIGSIACGDALRLHLKVEVESDKILDARFQTFGCTSAIASSSALTEMVKGLTLDEALKVSNKEIADYLGGLPEAKMHCSVMGQEALEAAIYNYRGIPLATHDDDDEGALVCSCFGISESKIRRIVIENQLTDAEQVTNYVKAGGGCGSCLANIDDIIKSVQQESTAPTLNNYGVKVATNIAISQQQSPRPLTNVQKIALIQKVLDEEVRPVLIADGGDVELYDVDGDHVKVLLQGACGSCSSSTATLKIAIEARLQERVSKNLIVEAVEP, from the coding sequence ATGTGGGACTATACAGATAAAGTATTAGAACTGTTTTACGATCCTAAGAATCAGGGAGAAATCCCAAAAACGGATGAACCTGGTGTTAAACTTGCCACTGGAGAAATAGGTAGCATTGCTTGTGGTGATGCGCTGAGATTGCATCTGAAAGTTGAAGTAGAATCTGATAAGATTTTAGATGCACGTTTTCAAACCTTTGGCTGTACTAGTGCGATCGCTTCTTCTAGTGCGTTGACAGAAATGGTCAAGGGTTTAACTTTAGATGAAGCGTTAAAAGTCTCCAATAAAGAAATTGCAGATTACCTCGGTGGCTTGCCAGAAGCTAAGATGCATTGCTCTGTGATGGGACAAGAAGCTCTAGAAGCAGCAATTTATAATTATCGAGGCATACCTCTAGCCACCCATGACGACGATGACGAAGGTGCATTAGTTTGTAGCTGCTTTGGCATTAGCGAGTCTAAGATTCGTCGCATAGTTATCGAAAATCAGCTTACTGATGCAGAACAAGTAACAAATTATGTCAAAGCTGGCGGCGGATGCGGTTCCTGTTTGGCAAATATTGATGATATAATTAAATCTGTACAGCAAGAATCTACTGCGCCGACTCTCAACAATTATGGCGTGAAAGTTGCTACAAATATAGCTATCTCTCAACAGCAATCACCAAGACCATTAACCAATGTCCAAAAGATAGCCTTAATTCAAAAGGTTCTGGATGAAGAAGTCAGACCCGTATTGATTGCCGATGGTGGTGATGTGGAACTTTATGATGTAGATGGCGATCATGTGAAGGTTCTCCTTCAAGGTGCTTGTGGTTCTTGTTCTAGCAGCACAGCTACCCTAAAAATTGCGATTGAAGCTAGACTACAAGAGAGAGTCAGCAAGAACCTGATTGTCGAAGCTGTTGAGCCATAG
- a CDS encoding NAD(P)-dependent alcohol dehydrogenase: MKAAVIHRYGSPEVLQYEDVEQPQVKSHQLLVKIHATSVNPIDWKTRQGALKLITGNKFPKILGFDISGEVMAVGANVTRFSPGDAVYGSTIFPGGSYAEFAAVPEKIVALKPTNLTHEEAATIPLAGLTALQALRDQGNIQSGQTVLINGASGGVGIFAVQIAKALGTEVTGVCSTKNLDVVKSLGADRVIDYTQEDFTEDTAQYDIIFDAVGKRSLSNCKRVLKPNGIYITTLPTPEVLVQSVLTAFLPGKKAKFLFEQPNTQDLIYLKELIEAGKIRTVIDRTYPLQELAAAHAYSASERAVGKIAIAVAS, translated from the coding sequence ATGAAAGCAGCAGTTATCCACCGCTATGGTTCCCCTGAAGTGTTGCAATATGAAGATGTGGAGCAACCGCAGGTTAAATCTCATCAATTGTTGGTGAAAATCCACGCTACCAGCGTTAATCCCATTGATTGGAAAACTCGCCAGGGAGCGTTGAAGTTAATTACAGGCAATAAATTTCCCAAAATTTTGGGGTTTGATATATCTGGAGAAGTGATGGCGGTTGGTGCTAATGTCACGCGCTTTAGTCCAGGAGATGCAGTTTATGGTAGTACTATATTCCCTGGAGGATCTTATGCAGAATTTGCAGCCGTCCCAGAAAAAATAGTGGCGCTTAAGCCGACAAATTTGACTCATGAGGAAGCAGCTACCATTCCCTTAGCTGGGCTAACAGCTTTGCAAGCTCTGCGAGATCAAGGTAATATCCAATCAGGACAAACTGTCTTAATTAATGGCGCGTCTGGCGGTGTGGGAATTTTTGCAGTACAAATTGCCAAAGCTTTAGGAACAGAGGTAACGGGTGTTTGTAGTACCAAAAATTTGGATGTAGTCAAATCGTTGGGAGCAGACCGTGTGATTGATTACACTCAGGAAGATTTTACCGAAGATACAGCACAATATGACATTATCTTCGATGCCGTGGGCAAGCGATCGCTTTCTAATTGCAAACGCGTCCTCAAACCCAACGGAATTTATATTACAACGTTACCTACACCGGAAGTTTTGGTGCAGAGTGTCTTAACGGCATTTCTTCCCGGTAAAAAAGCAAAATTTCTCTTTGAACAGCCTAATACTCAAGACTTAATTTATCTCAAAGAATTGATTGAGGCGGGTAAAATTCGGACTGTAATTGACCGCACTTATCCTTTACAAGAACTAGCTGCGGCTCATGCATATAGTGCAAGTGAACGAGCAGTTGGTAAGATTGCGATCGCTGTTGCAAGTTGA